Part of the Arachis hypogaea cultivar Tifrunner chromosome 6, arahy.Tifrunner.gnm2.J5K5, whole genome shotgun sequence genome, GCGACAGGTGGAGAGGCAGTAGAAACTAGCCAAAGGACCACAATTGGTTTTTCAGTAACATGTTAAGTTGCAGAAATTTGTATGAATAGGTGCATACATAAGGGAAAATAATttgaacaatatcaaaaatacaaGCAAGTGGAAGAAATGAGAAATCAAATTTGAGCAAGTCCAGTAGTTCCAATAGATTGACTAGGTCATACAGAAGCTTGAAGATTATGATAGATACGATTATATATACTGTCTCTTAAATTATGTCATGTGCTATACAGATATGATTAATTTAAGCTTCCAGGAAATCTATGCTGAGAATCTCAGAACATGAGGTACAATAGATGATTAATATTTGCCTTTTTTCAACATAAATCCATTGATATCAAAATGCATCACCAGTGCAACCACACAATTTCAATAGTAGCATAAATATATTTTCAACTATGTTACCTAGAAGGCAAAAATAGTATGATTGCAGTAAAAGGAATTTTAAGAGCAAGACACTCACCGCCAGACAAAGGTAAGCAATCCGGGCACAAAAAGCTAGCATTAAACTCTTTATCACTGATATACTCATATTTGCCAAGAGGAGCAGTGAAATCGGAAGGACAAAGCTCccactcatcaaacacatcatcTGCAAGAATTTTGTCTTCCTCATACAGTCCGCATCGCTTGCATTTTTTGCTCGAAAAATTAGTCAATGGCTGCAAAGCACAATGAGAGATTCAGTAGTAGCTTCAAAATCAAGGCTTTCAACAATAACGCCAATGATGTGTTTGGATTTGCATTCTAACCATGTTGACAAACCAAATCCAGTTGGTGGTTGTTGTTTGGCAACATTTCACATTAACATTAACATTTTCACACCATTCTCTGGATTCCAAACCAAGGTTGGAGTCAAAGAAACCATGTGTTGTTTTTATAGTGAACCGGAATCATATTGAAAAGATGGTTCATGAATGTTTCAGAAAATCAAAGTTGATCCATTtcaatattttagtaattttagaaGTAAACGAAATTTAGTCTACATGATCAAAACACTATGCATTTTGTCAAACTTATAAGTTTCCATCCATAAATCACATCATACTAAACACACTTCTGAgtaaaaattaatatagaaagaggtaatccaaacacacacaaaGCTTGCTTTTACTAAGCAAACTATTCAGAGTTCAAGCTTGGAGAACTGAATAGTAATAGTGATAGAGTAATAGTTCCTTGATCATGATAGGCATGGATTCAAAAACTTCCAAACATGGCCATAACAATAGTACTTGAAATTTAAATGTCACAAGTCACAAACAACACAGAAACGGTTTGGCATGAGGAACCTGCCAAGACTCTTCACCCCTGAAGACATAGATGACATTCTTTTTCTTGACATCAGGCAACACAGTCTTGTTCTCTCCGTTGCATTTGAAATACACAGTTGGGGTGAATTTCAGCCACTCATGCGTTGTGAATATCTCAATGGAACTCAGCGTCACAACCGCAGAAAAGACCAATCCTGCGCAACCCCAGTATTTAAGTTTAAAACTTTTTCGTATTCCAAATTACATAGATAGATAAAAAGGCAGAATTTCACAGCTAAGAAATAGACCTGGAAAATAGGCGAAAAAGAATACAAGGAGGTGAGAAACCGACATCACAAGATAAAAAGCGCCAAACTTGGTGTGCACAAATGAATGAAGGAGTTAGGGATTTGGTTTAGGGTGTTGGATCAAGAAAAAGGCGGCGTTTTGAGAAGGAAATGGGAGGAATGAATTTGCAGAAAAGAAAGACGGAAAGGgagattggattggaattggaggGAGGAATGAATGGAAGCAAGCTTAGCATGGCATCTGTATCGGAATCTGATTCCGATTATCAGAGGTGACGTGCTGCATTTTGATGCGGTAAGATTACACTCtcatttgtaattggg contains:
- the LOC112696456 gene encoding uncharacterized protein, with the translated sequence MSVSHLLVFFFAYFPGLVFSAVVTLSSIEIFTTHEWLKFTPTVYFKCNGENKTVLPDVKKKNVIYVFRGEESWQPLTNFSSKKCKRCGLYEEDKILADDVFDEWELCPSDFTAPLGKYEYISDKEFNASFLCPDCLPLSGVSTASPPVANDENLRKEKPARQRKNVAVIVVVSVLGSAILIVAAVGAFKFWQKRKREQDQARFLKLFEEGDDIEDELHLDHII